The following are from one region of the Parafrankia discariae genome:
- a CDS encoding beta-ketoacyl synthase N-terminal-like domain-containing protein: MRRLGSARPPTTPATPSTTPAPPFDAEEQANMDTEEKLRDYLRRATTDLRQARRSLVDIQEKAHEPIAIVGMACRYPGGVGSPEELWTLVASGRDSIGGFPVDRGWEVSGDFAQAGGFLYDAAGFDAGXFGISPREALAMDPQQRLLLEVCWEVFERAGLDPLGLRGSRTGVFAGLMYHDXGSRLVVVPEGVEGYLATGTAG; this comes from the coding sequence CTGAGGCGCCTGGGCTCCGCCCGTCCACCGACCACCCCCGCGACACCGTCGACCACCCCCGCACCACCGTTCGACGCCGAGGAGCAGGCGAACATGGATACCGAAGAGAAGCTGCGCGACTACCTCCGACGGGCCACCACCGATCTTCGGCAGGCCCGCCGCAGCCTCGTCGACATCCAGGAGAAGGCCCACGAGCCGATCGCGATCGTGGGGATGGCGTGCCGCTATCCGGGTGGGGTGGGTTCGCCCGAGGAGCTGTGGACGTTGGTCGCGTCGGGCCGGGACAGCATCGGTGGTTTCCCGGTGGATCGTGGGTGGGAGGTGTCGGGGGATTTCGCGCAGGCGGGTGGTTTTCTGTATGACGCGGCGGGTTTTGATGCGGGTTTNTTTGGGATTTCGCCGCGTGAGGCGTTGGCGATGGATCCGCAGCAGCGTTTGTTGTTGGAGGTGTGCTGGGAGGTTTTTGAGCGGGCGGGGTTGGATCCGTTGGGGTTGCGGGGGTCGCGGACGGGTGTGTTCGCGGGGTTGATGTATCACGATTANGGGTCGCGGTTGGTGGTGGTGCCGGAGGGTGTGGAGGGGTATTTGGCGACGGGTACGGCGGGG